ATATCAAAACGGCTCATGATATGGGCCGCGAGTATCGCATCCTGCGGCATCTTTGGCCTGTGTACAGCAAGGTCCCACGCCCGTTGATCTACTGTGAGGATGAATCAGTGCTCGGCGCGCCGTTTTACGTGATGGAACGAATCAAAGGCATGATTCTGCGCACCAAGCCGCCCGAGGGGCTCCAATTGACGCCGGCGCTGATGCGACGCCTTTCAGAAGCCACGATTGATAACCTTGCTGAGCTGCACGCGATTGATTATCGCGCAGCCGGATTGGGCGAGCTGGGTCGGCCTGAAGGCTACGTGGCCCGGCAAGTCAAGGGATGGACTGAACGGTATCGAAACGCGCGAACCGATGATATTCCAGAGATCGAGCGCGTCGCCGAGTGGCTGGCCGCGCACATGCCGTTTGAAACTGGCGCGGCGCTGATTCACAATGACTACAAGTACGACAATCTGGTTCTTGATCTGAACGATCCAGCCCGTATCATCGCCGTGCTGGATTGGGAGATGGCCACGATTGGCGATCCGTTGATGGACCTGGGCACGACGCTTGGCTACTGGGTTGATCCTGACGATCCGGATGAATTGCAAGAATCAAAATTCTGCTTGACCACGCTGCCCGGCAATCTGAGCCGGCAACAACTGGCCGAACGCTACGCGGCAAAGAGCGGACGTGACCTATCGCATCTGCTGTTTTACTACGTTTACGCTTTGTTCAAAATCGCCGTGATTGTGCAGCAGATTTATCGCCGATATAAGCAAGGATTTTCTCAGGACGAACGCTTTGCCGGATTGATCCAGATGGTGCGCGTGCTCGGACAAACGGCGCTCCGCGCGATTCAAACAGGACGCATCAACCGGCTGGGTGGGTAAGAAATCTATATAAGCAGTCACTATGGTGGAGCAAATATGAATATTGAAGGACGAACATTTCTCATCAGTGGTGGCGGATCGGGGCTTGGCAGAGCGAC
The sequence above is a segment of the Blastocatellia bacterium genome. Coding sequences within it:
- a CDS encoding phosphotransferase family protein; amino-acid sequence: MNMDWMDRPQAVRSGEELDIEKLEGYLAAHLPDFTPPLLVEQFPSGYSNLTYLLRAGERELVLRRPPFGANIKTAHDMGREYRILRHLWPVYSKVPRPLIYCEDESVLGAPFYVMERIKGMILRTKPPEGLQLTPALMRRLSEATIDNLAELHAIDYRAAGLGELGRPEGYVARQVKGWTERYRNARTDDIPEIERVAEWLAAHMPFETGAALIHNDYKYDNLVLDLNDPARIIAVLDWEMATIGDPLMDLGTTLGYWVDPDDPDELQESKFCLTTLPGNLSRQQLAERYAAKSGRDLSHLLFYYVYALFKIAVIVQQIYRRYKQGFSQDERFAGLIQMVRVLGQTALRAIQTGRINRLGG